AGTCTTCATGCCAATGGCAAGGACAAGCGGTTGGGCGCCGCGCTGCTCGCGGTGCTGGCCGATGATCCGTCTTTGTTGGAGCCCTTGCGAGCGTTCTACCGCGCACGTTTCGCGGAATTGCGAGGTCTGGGAGCAGATCAGGGCCGCGCGCTCGTCACCCTCCTGGCAGTGGAAGGCCTCTTCCTGCTCGAACTCCTGGATCTATCCGACCTGAGCACCGACGAGCGGAACATGCTCGAGCGAACCCTGAACGCATTGGCCGACACGCGAACCCCGGGAGGGGCCCATGTTTAAACCCTACATCATTCTGTGCGGGGCCATCCTCGCCGAGATCCTCGGGAGCGTGGCGTTGAAGTATTCGCAGGGAATGTCCCGGCTCTGGCCCTCGGTGGCGGTCCTGGTGGCCTATGGCCTGACGTTCTGGTGGCTGTCGCTCGCGCTCAAGGTGCTGCCCCTCGGGATCACCTCGGCGCTCTGGGCGGGCCTTGGCATCGTGGGCTCCGCCGCGCTCGGCGTCCTGCTGTTCCATGAGCGGCTGGGCTGGGTGGAGTTCGTCGGCATGGGAATGATCCTGGGGGGCAGCCTGGTGCTCACCCTGTTCGCCCGGGTGCCGGCCCATGCCTGACACCCGGGACTGAGGAGGGAAGGCATCATGGTGGATCTGGCGCGCAAGAACCTCTTGCATGACAAGCTTCGGTTTTTCATCACCCTTTCCGGTGTGGCCTTCGCCGTGATGCTGGTCCTGGTCCAGTTGGGGCTGTTCTTCGGCATGCTGAAGAACGCCACCATCACCATCGACAAGCTGGAGGCCGACCTGTGGGTGACCTCGCGGAACACGCACAACGTGGACTTCGCGCACACGTTCCCGGAGTCCCGGGTCCAGCGCGTCCGCGCCATTCCCGGCGTCCAGCGCGCCGACAACCTCATCGTCACCTTCATGGATTTCACCCTGCCCAATGGCGCGCAGGACGCGACGCTCGTCTACGCGCTCGAGCACTTCGAGGAGTGGCGGTTTCCCTGGTCGGTAGAGGAGGGGCGCGTCTCGGACTTGCGGCGGGGCAACTGTGTCTTCGTCGATAACTCGGCCGTCCGGCGGTTCGGTTCCTTCTCCACCGGCGAGTACCGCGAGTACCTGGGGACCCGGCTGAAAATCATCGGACGGACCAACGAGGCCCGCTCGTTCACCACCACTCCCATCTCCTTCATGGATTACAGCCTCGCGCAGCGGCTCATGCCGGGGAACGCTCAAGACCAGACGACCTATATCCTGGTCAAGCTGGCGCCGGGCGCGAACCTGGAGCAGGTACGTGCCGAGCTCCAGCGGCGTCTGCCCTACAACGATGTCCACACGGCCGCAGAGTGGGCGGCGCGCTCCCGCGCCTATTGGATCGACAACACCGGGCTGGGCTTCAACATGGTGATGACGGTGTTCCTGGGCTGTCTGGTCGGTGTCGTCGTGGTGGCGCAGACCCTCTACACCTCCACGATGGAGCACCTGCGGGAGTTCGGCACGGTCAAGGCGATCGGCGGCAGCAACCGGGACATCTACGGCATCCTGGCCCGGCAGGCGCTCATCTCGGCGGGGGTGGGGTTCGTGCTGGGCATCATTCCCACGCTGCTCGTCCGCGAGTTGGTCCCGCTGATGGACCTCGAGTTGATCATCTCGTTCAAGCTCGTGCTCACGGTCCTCATCGGAACGGTCGGGATGTGCCTCGCCGCCGCGATGATTTCCTTCCGCAAGGTGGCCTCCATCGACCCCGCGCTCGTGTTCAGGACTTGAGGAGACCGTCTTGCCCGTGCTCGAGGCCCACGACATCACCAAGACATTCCAGGAGGGCCGGGAGACGGTGACCGTGCTCCGGGGCGTGTCCCTCGCCCTGGAGCGCGGGGAGATCGTCACCCTGGAGGGCCCCTCCGGCTCAGGCAAAACCACGCTGTTGTCCATCCTCGGGTGCATCCTGACGCCCACCAGCGGTCGGTTGGTGGTGGATGGCGAGGTGCTCGACGGCCAGCGGCCCGAGCGGCTGCCCGGGATTCGCAAGCGCTCCATGGGCTTCGTCTTCCAGCAGTACAACCTCTTTCCCGCGCTGAGCGCCGTCGAGAACGTCGAGTTCGCCCTCAACATCAAGGGCTGCGAGGGCCGGCCGGCGCGCGAGGAGGCCGAGCGCGTGCTGCGCGCGGTGGGCCTGGCCGACCGGATGAACTTCCTGCCCCGGGAGTTGTCGGGCGGACAGAAGCAGCGCGTGGCGCTCGCACGCGCTCTGGCGGGACAATCTCCCATCCTCCTGGCCGACGAGCCCACCGCCAATCTCGACTCGGAGGCAGGGGGGCAGGTGCTCCGCCTCTTCCATGCGCTGGCCAAGACGGAAGACCGGGCGCTGCTTATCGTGACCCACGATCCCAAGGTGCGAACCATCTCCGATCGTGTGCTCCGGATCCACGATGGATGTCTGACAGGAGGAGCGCCGCCATGATGTCTCGCAAGCTGATGAAGGTCGGGTTGCCGCTGGTGGCGGTGGCGCTGGTGCTCGCCGTGCTGCTCGGCGTCCACATCCCCCGCGCGGCCGAGCCGCAAGCGCCTGCGCCTCGCGCTCCACCCCCCACCGACGTCCGAGCGGAGGGCCGCATCGTTTCCTATCCGGGCGCTTCGGTCACGGTCGGCACGGAGGTCACCGGAAGGCTCGTGGAGCTGCGGGTGGAGGAGAAGAGCCAGGTGCGCAAGGGCGAGGTGATTGCCGAGTTGGACGCGACCGAGCAGCGCGCCGCGCTGACCCAGGCCCGTGCCCAGTCCGCCGAGATCCGCACCGAGGTGCGCCGGCTCCAAGCGGACCTGGAGCGGTATCGGTCCCTGTTCGAAGCCAAGGCGATGTCGCGGCAGAATTTCGAATACACCCAGCGAGCCGTGGAGTCGGCGCGGGCTCGGATGGCCGCGGCCCAGGCCCAGGAGCAACGGCTGGAGAGTGTCCTGGCCAAGACCCGCATCCGCTCGCCCATCGATGGGGTCGTCATCTCGCAACTGATACAGCAGGGCGAGCTCATCACGGCGGGCTCCCCGTTGGTGGTCGTGGCCGATCTCACCCGGAGCCGGGTGGAAGCGGAAGTGGATGAGTTCGACACCGGCAAGGTGGTGCTCGGCGCCCCGGTGCGCATCATGGCCGAGGGTTTTCCTGGCACCAGTTGGAAGGGGACGGTCGAGGACATTCCCAACGCCGTCATGAACCGGCGCCTCAAGCCGCAGGACCCCGGACGGCCCGTCGACCTCCGGGTGCTGCTGATCAAGGTCTCCTTCGATGAGCCCACGCCGCTCAAGCTGGGTCAACGGGTGGAGCTGCTCATCAGCTCCTGAGTTCGCGCGTCGCGCCTTCCCCCCGGAAGACGGCGCGCCATCACATCGGGACGGGGCGGACTTCACCTGAAAAGAATGGAGAACGACATGGAGATCAACCTTTCCAATCTCGCGTCGCCCCCGTCTTCCCCACCCAGGGATGTGTTCGGATTCAATGCCTTCCTGGAGGCGGCCGTGGCTCGCGGGTATTTCTACGATTTTCCCATCGCCAATGGGAGCAGCGGCTCGCGTCTGCATCATGGCGGCCGGGAGCTCGTCAACTTCGCTTCCATCAGCTTCATGGGCTTCCAGGAGAACTCGTCCGTCATGGACTACTTCTGCGCGGCCGCGAAGGAGTATGGCCTGGTCACGGGAGGCTCTCGGGCCACCCAGGGGATCTGCATGGCCCACGCGACGCTGGAGCAGACCATGAACCACCTCACGGGCATGGAGCATACCGTGACCTTCGGCAGCGGCCTGCTCGCGAACATCGGCTTCCTGAATGCCATGACGGTCCAGTTCAAATTCGACTCCGACTGCAAGGTCGACAACCGGGACGCGGTGTTCATCCTGGATCGGGATTGCCACTGGAGTCTGTGGAAGGGCGCGTCGCATCTGGAGCACGGCAAGAGCCTGTTCTCCTTCCAGCACAACGACCCGGCCTCGTTGGAGGCCACGCTGTCGCGGATCACCGTGAAGAAGAAGGTGGTCATCTTCGAGAGCGTCTACTCCTCGGACGGCAGCGTCGCGCCCATGGGGGCCCTGCTGGATGTGTGTGAGAAGCACGGCGCGCTGTCCTACGTGGACGATGCCAACGGCTTCATGATCTACGGCCCGCCCAACCGGCCCTACCACGCGGAGTATCAGGAGATGCGGCGGGCCACGTTCCGGATGGTGTCGTTCTCCAAGGCGGTGGGCCTGGAGGGAGGCGCCATCAGCGGTCCCCGAGAGTACGTGCAACCCTTCGCGTTCCTGTCGGGAACCGCAATCTTCACCGCGGCCATGCAGCCGCCCACGGCGGCCACGGCGGTCCATCTCCTCGAGAAGCTCAACTCCGAGCCCGAGTTGATGGACAACTACCTGGCGAAGGTGGCCCAGTTCCGCGGACGGCTGTTGCAGGAGGGCTTCCGGCTCTACGACAGTGAGTCCTATATCCTCTCGATCTGGATCGGACAGGACCTGGTCGCGGAGAACGTGCGCCAGTTCCTCGCGTCCAACGGGTTCGCGGTGCCTGTCTTCCGCTACCCCGCCGTGCAGCGCAATCGTGCGGTGCTCCGGGTCATCCTGAATGATCGTCATTCCTCCCGGGACATCGAGAACTTCATCGCCATGCTGCGCGAGGCCCGGCGGCAATTCGGTTTCTGAGGAGCGCACCCATGGACCAGACCATCGACCGCGTCCCCGCGGATTGGGTGATGGGCCTGCTGCGATGCCCGAGCTGCTCGGAGCCGGCCCTCCGCCGCCGCGAGGGCCCCTCCTTGATGTGTGACGGGTGTGCGGCCCACTTCCCGGTGCAGGAGGGAATCCTGGACCTCGCCCTGCCCGGCAACGAGTCGCTCCGAACGGACCGTCCCTACGAAGGGCTGTCGGGCAGGATGTACGCCACCTTCATGGAGCATCCGTGGTTACAGAACCTGGATGCGTGGCTGCTGGGAATGAAGGTGGAGGACTACTACGCGCGGATCCAGGAACAGCTGGCCGTGCTGGGGCCCGGCCCCAGCCTGGACATGCCCTCGGGGGGCGGCCCCTTCCTCGGGCGGGTGCACACGTACCAGCGGGCGGGTCCCTGGCTGTTCGCCGATCTCTCGTGGACCATGCTGCACCGCCTCCGGCGCAAATGCGAGGCGCTTGGACTGCGCGAGGTGGTGTTGATCCGGGCCGATGCGACCCGGCTGCCCCTGCGTGACGGGGTGCTGAACAACCTCGTGTCCTTGTTCGGCTTGCACTGCTTCCACGACAAGGCCTCCGTGTTCGGGGAGCTGAACCGGTGTCTGAAGCCCGGGGGGCGGATCCTCGCCAGCACGTTGACCAGCGAGGGACCGCGCAGGTCCCGCTTCTACCTGAAGCTGAATCAGCGGGATGGCACCTTCGCCCCCAACAACTCGCTCCATGAATTCCGGGAGCAGGCCCGTCATCAGTGCATGGGACTGAGGGTCCTCAACCAGCTGGGCGCCACGCTCGTGCTCGAGATGAGCCATGGGTGAGCGCGCATGGGCCCTCGGGCAATCAACGGCCGTGGCCTCCTCCGGATGGACGGTGGAGAACGCGGACAGCATCCACCGGTTCTCCGCCGCGCAATGGGACGCGCTGCTGGCGCCGACCGACTTCTTCACCCACGGCTATCTCGCGGCCCTGGAGGCCAGTGACCTGGACTGCCAGTTCCACTACGCGGTCCTCCGCGCGGGCCCCTCGCTCGTGGGCCTGGGCTTCGGCTGTCTCATGCGCTTCGACCTCGGACTCTGGCGCCCGCGTATCTGGTTGGGCGGGTCGCCCGTCAACCTGGGCACTCCGTTCGCCTTCGCTCCTGGTCACGACGCGCCCGAGGCCCATTACCGGTTGCAGGAAGCCCTGTTCGCCCGGGCGCGCCAGTCCCGGGCGCTGTATTTCATCCTGCGCGACTTCCGTGTGTCCGCGGACACGCCGTTCGCCCCCAGCCTCCAACTGTCTCCAGTGCCCCTGCATCACACCGCGATCCTGCCCCTGGAGTTCGACGGCTTCGAGGCATACCTGGCCCACTTGAAGGGCTCGCGGCGCAAGACAGTGAAGAAAGACATCCGGGCCGTCGAGGCGGCGGGCTTCCGCTTGAGCATCGAGCGCCCGGCGCCGGAGCTGGCCCCCCGTCTGCTCGCGTTGTGGTTGAACCTCTACCGCAAATACAAGTCTCCGGATCAAATCCGGCTCACCGAGGGCTACTTCCGCGCCATGGCCACGTGTCCGGAGGCGGTCTTCTTGTTGCTCTGGCGAGGCGGAGAGCTGGTGGCGTTCGACCTCTGCCTTCGGTGGGGAGACCTGCTCGGCTCGATCTTCTCGGGGCTCGATCCCGAGGCGACGCGCGAGCAGCCGGTGCACCGCTACATGGGCCATGCGATCGTGCGGCATGCCCTCGACACGGGATGCCGGAGGATTGATTTCGGCATCTCCAATGAAGCCGCCAAGGAGCGCATGGGCTGTCGTCTGGAGCTGCTGTACGGGCAGGGCCGGATGGTGCCGGCAGTGCTGCACGGACTGAGGGCGGAGCGCCTGGTCCGGCCCCTGATCGCCGCTCCGGTGCCCGCTCCCACGGCCCCCGAGGACGGCGGCGGCGCGCCCGGTGAAGCCGGGAGGACGCTCGCGGCGCCCGTGTTCCTCCGGGGCAGGAGGAAGGTGGTGGTGATTGGCGCCGGTCTGAGCGGACTGGCGGCGGCGGCGCGGTTGGCCTCGCGGAGCCACGATGAACTCGTGGTCCTGGAGCAGACGCCGTCGCCGGGCGGTATGTGCCGGACCGTCTCCTTCGAGCGGGACCTTCGGGGCTTCATCGCGGGCTGCAACCTGTTCCCGCCCCGCTTCTTCTCGCTCCTGGAGCGCGCCTACCACATCCGTCTTCCGACCCGCCGCGCGCGACTGAGGACTTATTACGACGGTCGGCTCCTGGAGGTCGGGACGCAGGCGGGTCACCTGGACGTGCGCCAGGAGTTCGCGGCCCTGGGGCGGCTGGCGCGCGGATGGGTGCACGACGCTCGGGACTTGAGCGCGACCGTCCGCGGTCCCTCGCTGGTGAGCGATCTCTCCCTGCTGCCGCTGCTGATGCAGGGACAGGCGCCCTGGCATTGGCCCGTGAGGGAAGGGGTGGCCCGGTTGCGTGCCGCGACCTCCACCCGGTACCCGGTGCCCGGGCTGACCGCCATTCCCCAGGCCCTCGAGCGTGTCATCCTGCGGAGCGGCTCCGCGCGGATCATCTACCAGGCGCCCGTTCAATCCATCGAGGTCCACGCGGGACGGGTCCTGGGCGTGCGCACGTCACAAGCCGAATGGCCCGCCGAACAGGTGCTCAGCAGCCTGCCGCCGCGCACCACCCGTGCGCTGCTCCACGGAGACGGCGAGGCGTCCCTCCCGGCAATGGGACGACCGGAGGGCTTGTCGGCGATGGCGGTCTTCCTGACGCTCGCGCCGGAGTTCGCC
Above is a window of Cystobacter fuscus DNA encoding:
- a CDS encoding DMT family transporter, translating into MFKPYIILCGAILAEILGSVALKYSQGMSRLWPSVAVLVAYGLTFWWLSLALKVLPLGITSALWAGLGIVGSAALGVLLFHERLGWVEFVGMGMILGGSLVLTLFARVPAHA
- a CDS encoding class I SAM-dependent methyltransferase; this translates as MDQTIDRVPADWVMGLLRCPSCSEPALRRREGPSLMCDGCAAHFPVQEGILDLALPGNESLRTDRPYEGLSGRMYATFMEHPWLQNLDAWLLGMKVEDYYARIQEQLAVLGPGPSLDMPSGGGPFLGRVHTYQRAGPWLFADLSWTMLHRLRRKCEALGLREVVLIRADATRLPLRDGVLNNLVSLFGLHCFHDKASVFGELNRCLKPGGRILASTLTSEGPRRSRFYLKLNQRDGTFAPNNSLHEFREQARHQCMGLRVLNQLGATLVLEMSHG
- a CDS encoding aminotransferase class I/II-fold pyridoxal phosphate-dependent enzyme; its protein translation is MEINLSNLASPPSSPPRDVFGFNAFLEAAVARGYFYDFPIANGSSGSRLHHGGRELVNFASISFMGFQENSSVMDYFCAAAKEYGLVTGGSRATQGICMAHATLEQTMNHLTGMEHTVTFGSGLLANIGFLNAMTVQFKFDSDCKVDNRDAVFILDRDCHWSLWKGASHLEHGKSLFSFQHNDPASLEATLSRITVKKKVVIFESVYSSDGSVAPMGALLDVCEKHGALSYVDDANGFMIYGPPNRPYHAEYQEMRRATFRMVSFSKAVGLEGGAISGPREYVQPFAFLSGTAIFTAAMQPPTAATAVHLLEKLNSEPELMDNYLAKVAQFRGRLLQEGFRLYDSESYILSIWIGQDLVAENVRQFLASNGFAVPVFRYPAVQRNRAVLRVILNDRHSSRDIENFIAMLREARRQFGF
- a CDS encoding ABC transporter ATP-binding protein — protein: MLEAHDITKTFQEGRETVTVLRGVSLALERGEIVTLEGPSGSGKTTLLSILGCILTPTSGRLVVDGEVLDGQRPERLPGIRKRSMGFVFQQYNLFPALSAVENVEFALNIKGCEGRPAREEAERVLRAVGLADRMNFLPRELSGGQKQRVALARALAGQSPILLADEPTANLDSEAGGQVLRLFHALAKTEDRALLIVTHDPKVRTISDRVLRIHDGCLTGGAPP
- a CDS encoding ABC transporter permease yields the protein MVDLARKNLLHDKLRFFITLSGVAFAVMLVLVQLGLFFGMLKNATITIDKLEADLWVTSRNTHNVDFAHTFPESRVQRVRAIPGVQRADNLIVTFMDFTLPNGAQDATLVYALEHFEEWRFPWSVEEGRVSDLRRGNCVFVDNSAVRRFGSFSTGEYREYLGTRLKIIGRTNEARSFTTTPISFMDYSLAQRLMPGNAQDQTTYILVKLAPGANLEQVRAELQRRLPYNDVHTAAEWAARSRAYWIDNTGLGFNMVMTVFLGCLVGVVVVAQTLYTSTMEHLREFGTVKAIGGSNRDIYGILARQALISAGVGFVLGIIPTLLVRELVPLMDLELIISFKLVLTVLIGTVGMCLAAAMISFRKVASIDPALVFRT
- a CDS encoding efflux RND transporter periplasmic adaptor subunit; translation: MMSRKLMKVGLPLVAVALVLAVLLGVHIPRAAEPQAPAPRAPPPTDVRAEGRIVSYPGASVTVGTEVTGRLVELRVEEKSQVRKGEVIAELDATEQRAALTQARAQSAEIRTEVRRLQADLERYRSLFEAKAMSRQNFEYTQRAVESARARMAAAQAQEQRLESVLAKTRIRSPIDGVVISQLIQQGELITAGSPLVVVADLTRSRVEAEVDEFDTGKVVLGAPVRIMAEGFPGTSWKGTVEDIPNAVMNRRLKPQDPGRPVDLRVLLIKVSFDEPTPLKLGQRVELLISS
- a CDS encoding GNAT family N-acetyltransferase encodes the protein MGERAWALGQSTAVASSGWTVENADSIHRFSAAQWDALLAPTDFFTHGYLAALEASDLDCQFHYAVLRAGPSLVGLGFGCLMRFDLGLWRPRIWLGGSPVNLGTPFAFAPGHDAPEAHYRLQEALFARARQSRALYFILRDFRVSADTPFAPSLQLSPVPLHHTAILPLEFDGFEAYLAHLKGSRRKTVKKDIRAVEAAGFRLSIERPAPELAPRLLALWLNLYRKYKSPDQIRLTEGYFRAMATCPEAVFLLLWRGGELVAFDLCLRWGDLLGSIFSGLDPEATREQPVHRYMGHAIVRHALDTGCRRIDFGISNEAAKERMGCRLELLYGQGRMVPAVLHGLRAERLVRPLIAAPVPAPTAPEDGGGAPGEAGRTLAAPVFLRGRRKVVVIGAGLSGLAAAARLASRSHDELVVLEQTPSPGGMCRTVSFERDLRGFIAGCNLFPPRFFSLLERAYHIRLPTRRARLRTYYDGRLLEVGTQAGHLDVRQEFAALGRLARGWVHDARDLSATVRGPSLVSDLSLLPLLMQGQAPWHWPVREGVARLRAATSTRYPVPGLTAIPQALERVILRSGSARIIYQAPVQSIEVHAGRVLGVRTSQAEWPAEQVLSSLPPRTTRALLHGDGEASLPAMGRPEGLSAMAVFLTLAPEFALPRGCYGLSFVERDILGQLRALFAGQVPERPTFEWLCPDLAEDQPSARGWRVTLFTTCPASCSAAQAAQLWARMTERLEQCFPGFTRAILWSLRVPPGDYERVVGCSSRLSPHADAPPREREAPSGIDGLSIAHGGASAGDAFLALRAGLACADQLLGPGATALARPR